One region of Dokdonia sp. 4H-3-7-5 genomic DNA includes:
- a CDS encoding porin family protein — protein sequence MKKIIFSLTICLFIAAVSYAQNDISYGIKGGLNYANLVYEFEDSNNDFLDFNAKVGFYAGGFINISLSDKFSLQPELLYSSQGAKLDIDYSQVLVFDQNDPTFFANEEDVNVKQSKLLLPILLQYKIGSDFSLFLGPQITYTLNFETEVKNGDELVVSRFQDDDKIGVDASARIGYKASENMMIELGYFRGLTNQNSVKASVFQLGLAYKL from the coding sequence ATGAAAAAAATAATTTTCTCATTAACAATTTGCCTTTTTATAGCTGCAGTTTCTTATGCTCAAAATGATATAAGTTATGGTATAAAAGGTGGACTCAATTACGCTAATCTCGTTTATGAATTTGAAGATTCAAACAATGATTTTTTAGATTTTAATGCCAAGGTTGGCTTTTATGCAGGTGGTTTTATAAACATTAGCCTCAGTGATAAGTTCTCGCTACAACCAGAATTACTTTATAGTAGTCAAGGAGCTAAACTAGACATAGATTATAGTCAGGTTCTAGTATTTGATCAAAACGACCCTACATTTTTTGCGAATGAAGAAGATGTAAATGTAAAACAGAGTAAGCTTCTGCTGCCTATACTATTACAATATAAGATTGGTAGTGACTTTAGCTTATTTCTTGGTCCGCAAATTACCTACACACTAAATTTCGAAACGGAAGTGAAGAATGGTGATGAACTAGTAGTTTCTAGATTTCAAGATGATGATAAAATTGGAGTTGATGCAAGCGCAAGAATAGGCTATAAAGCTTCAGAGAATATGATGATTGAATTGGGCTACTTTAGAGGCCTTACCAATCAAAATTCTGTGAAGGCTTCAGTGTTTCAACTGGGGCTTGCTTACAAACTTTAG
- the ileS gene encoding isoleucine--tRNA ligase codes for MSAKFTEYKGLDLPNIASEVLAYWKENDVFEKSVTSREGAKPYVFFEGPPSANGLPGVHHVLARAIKDIFPRYKTMKGFQVKRKAGWDTHGLPVELGVEKELGITKEDIGTKITVEEYNEACKKAVMRYTDIWNDLTEKMGYWVDMEDPYITYKAKYMETVWWLLKQIYNKDLLYKGYTIQPYSPKAGTGLSSHELNQPGCYRDVTDTTVVAQFKITDQGENPLAKELADGNTYFIAWTTTPWTLPSNTALTVGKKIDYVLVETFNQYTFEPVKVILAKNLISKQFDKKFVSASAKEELDAYTAGDKKIPYYVAREFKGADLLELRYEQLFDFVQPNDNPQDAFRVIAGDFVTTEDGTGIVHTAPTFGADDALVAKLASPEIPPLLIKNEDGNLVPLVDLQGKFRPELKEFGNKYIKNEYYADGEAPERSMDVELAIRLKEENKAFKVEKYVHSYPHCWRTDKPVLYYPLDSWFIKVTDFKDRMHELNLGVNWKPKSTGEGRFGNWLANANDWNLSRSRFWGIPLPIWRTEDGKEEILIGSIAELKAEIQKALDKGVMDTDPFEGFKVGDMSEENYELVDLHKNIVDKITLVSDSGQPMTREADLIDVWFDSGSMPYAQWHYPFENKELVEDTWRKADFIAEGVDQTRGWFYTLHAIATMIFDDVAYKNVVSNGLVLDKNGQKMSKRLGNATDPFETLEKYGPDATRWYMISNANPWDNLKFDLEGIEEVKRKFFGTLYNTYNFFALYANLDNFAFAEAEIELSQRPEIDRWILSELHSLIAEVDKFYAEYEPTKATRAIDTFVQENLSNWFVRLSRRRFWKGEYATDKISAYQTLYTCLETVAKLSAPVAPFFMEKLYKDLNAATGKEDFESIHLAEFPVSDATYIDAALEHKMQKAQIVSSLTLSLRAKEKIKVRQPLQRIMIPVLNENDKNEILAVADLIKSEVNVKEIELISDDSGILVKQIKPNFKVLGPRFGKDMKLIASKINSLQAEDIAKIEQDGELTVEINGENTILQAGDVEITSQDIEGWLVASNAGVTVALDVTISEELKKEGVARELVNRIQNLRKDSGFEVTDRIHIQLQEEPSIAQTVLTNADYIKAETLADSLELVPTLSDGLEIAFDDITTFLTISKQ; via the coding sequence ATGAGCGCTAAGTTCACTGAATATAAAGGATTAGACCTTCCTAACATCGCTAGCGAGGTACTTGCCTACTGGAAAGAAAATGACGTTTTTGAGAAGTCGGTTACTTCTCGAGAAGGAGCAAAACCGTATGTGTTTTTTGAAGGACCACCTTCGGCAAACGGACTACCGGGTGTACACCACGTACTAGCGCGTGCGATTAAAGATATTTTTCCTCGTTACAAAACGATGAAAGGCTTTCAGGTAAAGCGTAAAGCGGGATGGGACACACACGGACTTCCTGTAGAACTTGGTGTTGAAAAAGAACTTGGTATTACCAAAGAAGATATCGGCACAAAAATCACTGTAGAAGAGTATAATGAAGCTTGTAAAAAAGCCGTGATGCGCTACACAGATATCTGGAACGACCTTACAGAAAAAATGGGCTACTGGGTAGATATGGAAGATCCATACATCACCTACAAGGCTAAGTATATGGAAACCGTATGGTGGCTACTTAAGCAAATCTATAACAAAGATTTACTATACAAAGGGTACACCATCCAGCCGTATTCTCCTAAGGCGGGAACGGGATTAAGCTCTCACGAACTTAACCAGCCTGGCTGTTACCGCGATGTGACAGATACTACGGTGGTGGCACAATTTAAAATCACAGATCAAGGTGAAAACCCACTTGCAAAAGAACTTGCAGACGGGAATACTTACTTTATCGCCTGGACGACGACTCCTTGGACACTACCTTCAAACACGGCACTTACCGTAGGGAAAAAGATAGATTATGTTCTCGTTGAGACATTTAACCAGTACACATTTGAGCCAGTAAAAGTTATCCTTGCTAAGAATTTAATCTCTAAGCAGTTTGATAAGAAATTTGTTTCCGCTTCCGCGAAAGAAGAGCTGGACGCATATACTGCTGGAGATAAAAAAATACCATACTACGTAGCTAGAGAATTTAAAGGAGCAGACCTTCTTGAACTTCGCTACGAGCAACTATTTGACTTTGTACAACCTAATGATAATCCTCAAGATGCCTTCCGTGTAATAGCTGGAGACTTTGTAACGACAGAGGATGGAACAGGTATCGTACACACAGCACCTACTTTTGGTGCAGATGATGCTTTGGTTGCAAAACTAGCTTCACCAGAAATTCCGCCGCTTCTTATTAAAAATGAAGATGGTAACCTTGTGCCGCTTGTGGATCTTCAGGGTAAATTTCGCCCTGAGCTCAAAGAGTTTGGAAACAAGTACATCAAGAATGAATATTATGCAGATGGTGAGGCTCCAGAACGTTCTATGGACGTGGAACTTGCGATACGCTTAAAAGAAGAAAATAAAGCTTTTAAGGTAGAGAAGTACGTGCACAGTTACCCACATTGCTGGCGTACAGATAAGCCGGTACTTTACTACCCGCTCGATTCTTGGTTTATAAAAGTGACCGATTTTAAAGATCGTATGCACGAGCTTAACCTTGGCGTAAACTGGAAACCTAAGTCTACAGGTGAAGGACGTTTTGGAAACTGGCTTGCAAATGCAAACGACTGGAACTTATCACGTAGCCGTTTCTGGGGAATACCGCTTCCTATATGGCGTACCGAAGATGGAAAAGAAGAAATACTCATAGGCTCTATAGCCGAACTTAAAGCCGAAATCCAAAAGGCACTTGACAAAGGTGTGATGGACACAGATCCATTTGAAGGGTTTAAAGTGGGCGATATGAGTGAGGAAAATTACGAGCTTGTAGATCTCCATAAAAACATTGTAGATAAAATTACGCTAGTCTCAGATAGTGGGCAGCCTATGACACGTGAAGCAGACCTTATAGATGTATGGTTTGACTCTGGATCTATGCCGTATGCACAATGGCACTATCCTTTTGAAAATAAAGAACTCGTAGAAGACACTTGGCGTAAAGCAGATTTTATAGCCGAAGGTGTAGACCAAACTCGTGGATGGTTTTATACATTGCACGCTATTGCAACGATGATCTTTGACGATGTAGCCTATAAAAATGTCGTTTCTAACGGACTTGTACTTGACAAGAATGGGCAGAAGATGTCTAAGCGTCTTGGTAATGCAACAGATCCTTTTGAGACCTTAGAAAAATACGGACCAGATGCAACGCGCTGGTATATGATTTCTAACGCAAACCCTTGGGATAACCTCAAGTTTGATTTGGAAGGAATAGAAGAGGTAAAACGTAAGTTCTTCGGGACGCTTTACAACACGTATAACTTCTTTGCGCTGTATGCAAATCTTGATAATTTCGCTTTCGCGGAAGCGGAAATAGAACTTTCTCAACGTCCAGAAATAGACAGATGGATACTATCAGAACTTCATAGTCTTATTGCAGAAGTAGATAAGTTTTATGCCGAATATGAGCCTACCAAAGCAACAAGGGCGATAGACACTTTTGTACAAGAAAACCTGTCTAACTGGTTTGTACGATTAAGTAGAAGACGTTTCTGGAAAGGTGAATATGCAACAGATAAAATCTCTGCATACCAAACATTATATACCTGTCTTGAGACTGTAGCAAAGCTTAGCGCTCCTGTTGCACCATTCTTTATGGAAAAACTCTATAAAGACCTTAATGCTGCTACTGGAAAAGAAGATTTTGAAAGCATACACCTTGCAGAATTCCCCGTGAGTGATGCAACTTATATAGATGCTGCTCTTGAGCATAAAATGCAAAAAGCACAAATAGTAAGCTCACTAACACTCTCATTAAGAGCAAAAGAGAAGATCAAAGTACGCCAACCTTTACAGCGCATTATGATCCCTGTGCTTAATGAAAATGATAAGAATGAGATCCTTGCCGTGGCAGATTTGATTAAATCTGAGGTAAATGTGAAAGAAATTGAGCTCATTTCTGATGATTCTGGGATATTAGTGAAGCAAATCAAACCTAATTTTAAGGTATTAGGACCTCGTTTTGGGAAAGATATGAAGCTCATTGCTAGCAAGATAAACTCACTACAAGCTGAGGATATTGCAAAAATTGAGCAAGATGGTGAATTAACCGTCGAAATTAATGGAGAAAATACTATTTTGCAGGCTGGTGACGTTGAGATAACATCGCAAGACATTGAAGGGTGGCTAGTTGCAAGTAATGCTGGAGTAACAGTAGCTCTAGATGTTACGATAAGTGAAGAGCTCAAAAAAGAAGGTGTGGCACGAGAATTGGTTAACCGTATACAGAACCTACGTAAGGACTCTGGATTTGAAGTGACAGATCGTATCCATATACAGCTACAAGAAGAGCCGTCAATTGCTCAGACAGTACTGACTAACGCAGACTATATTAAAGCAGAAACACTAGCAGATTCTCTTGAATTAGTTCCTACATTAAGTGATGGACTGGAGATTGCTTTTGATGATATAACAACATTTTTAACCATTTCAAAACAATAG
- a CDS encoding TraR/DksA family transcriptional regulator: MADDIQERFSDAQLAEFRELIEKKIEKAQHDLELIKSAYLNDGDNGTDDTSPQFKSFEEGSATMSKEANSALAIRQEKFIRDLKNAITRINNKTYGICRVTGKLINPERLKLVPHATLSIEAKNMQA, from the coding sequence ATGGCAGACGATATACAAGAAAGATTTAGCGATGCACAGCTCGCTGAGTTTAGAGAATTAATAGAAAAGAAGATTGAGAAAGCACAACACGATCTCGAGCTTATTAAAAGTGCCTACCTCAACGATGGAGATAACGGTACAGATGATACCTCTCCACAATTTAAATCTTTTGAGGAAGGTAGCGCCACGATGAGTAAAGAGGCAAACAGTGCACTTGCTATACGTCAAGAAAAATTTATACGCGATCTTAAAAATGCGATTACTCGTATTAATAACAAAACGTACGGTATATGCCGTGTAACTGGAAAACTTATCAATCCAGAACGTTTAAAGTTAGTTCCTCACGCTACATTGAGCATTGAGGCTAAGAATATGCAGGCTTAA